The genomic region CACATGCAACCAAACAAGTCCTGATAAGCTCTGGTTTTGTCACATCTTGACTATTGCCCAGTTGTATGGTTAGGTGCGACAAAAAAGGACCTAAGAAAAGCTGCAGCTGgcacagaacagagcagcacgtatGGCCCTCAAATGTCAATAACATGCAAGTCAGTCTCTCCTGGTTCAGAAtgaaggagagattgactgcatcccTGATGGTCTTTGTAAGATGTGCTGAAAGTACCAAATTGTCTGTTTGGCCAGTTAACACATAGCTAAAAACCTATACCTACCCCACAATACATGTAACTAGGGGGTCtcgtcacagtccccaagtccagaacagaggctgggagaCGCACAGCACTGTAGAGAGAAATTACTACATGGAATTATCTTCCACCTCAGGGAACTTAGGCAATCAAAATCTGGtttaaaaacagataaaacaaacccTCAAGGAACAATgcagactgagagagacacacataaacCCAGACTTTCTTataattatacattttttttattttctccTTTTCACAAAATGAATACAAACCCCAAGCCAGCTGtatgtctcaacgtcaacaggaaAAGATCAACACCATATAATTTCCAGGTCTTATTTGGTGCTTATCTTTTTCATTCATTTGGGGTTTTTTGCATATAGGTGTGTCTACACAATAAATGGCCTGGGATGTGGATTTAAATGGATAGTTAAATAAACCAATATGTAATTTGTGTtcattttatttaacccttattttaccagttaAATTGACTGAAGTCATTCTCATTTatagcaatgacctggggaataattacaggggagaggggtgatgaatgagccaattggaagctggggatgattaggtcgccagattgggaatttagtcagAACACCAGGGTTAATACCCTTACTCTtaagataagtgccatgggatcgtTAGTGATCACAGAGAgtcatttaacatcccatctgaaagacagcaccctacacaaagcaatgtccccaatcactgccccaGGGCATtgggatatatttttttttagacaAGAGGAAAGAGTGTATCCTACTGGCCCTCCGACACCACTTCCAACAGTATCtgccctgcttagcttccgaggcaagccagcagtggggtACAGGGTAGTATTCTGCTTgcttccttaccctgtaagcagtctattaACAAGAGAACACATCAATCCTTGCTTGGGTTTTGTTTACCTGGTCACGGTCTCCATCTTTTTAACATTGATAGCACAAAACCAATTTAACTGAATATCTGTGATATTAGCATATTTCACatttcatgtccaaatcatcttaAACTAACTGTATTGAGCTAGACAATCAATTTTTGGCACTGGATGATTTGGACATGGAATGTGAAAATGCTTATAAAAAAAATCAGGGATATCCACTTGCAGTGGTTTTGTGCtataaaccaaagcatggattgctgtcttgCCTTGTCCAttgactgcttacagggtaaggaatcCAATGTACGTTTGTAATTTCGGTGATCTATCCCTTTAAGTCTACTTTTGAGACATAAGGCTACTTTTGAGGTGTGCAAACATGTGCCAAACTTTACATTTTTTGAGTGCAATGCCCCTTTAGTGGATGTGCAATAATCTAGAACAATCTGATTAATTTAAACTTCTTGTTATCTTGGCAGATAAACGTCTTGGCAGATAAGAAAAGAAAGGCTGCATCAAAAGCTAGGGTGGAGAAGCACAGAAATCCAGAGCTGCTTGAGCAGCACagaagaaaggaaagagagaggtatagagagaggaagaattgCAGTCATGAGTGGTTTCAGAGTTGGAGTGCTGATCTATGATCGATTGCGGAGCTCCCACTCCGGACACTCTTATTAAGCAGTGCAGTTAGGGTCCTCGGGGGAATCTTGGGGGAAAAACGTATTTCTGTGCCTGAAAAAGAACACACAAAAAATAAGCCCAAAATGCACCACCAAAATGAGTGAAATCACATTTCCTATATCtaaacacatttacatttgaatCATATAGCGGTCACTCCTATCCAGAGTGACTTGgtgttagtgcattcatcttacgATAGCTACagtaggtgggacaaccacatatctcagtcatagtaagtacattttttctcaataaagtagctatcagcagtCAGTGCTAGCAGAGTGCTAGCTGagggggaaaaagtcaagtgcgAGTTCACAAAAGGCAAGTGAGTTAGTAttaaaaatatacactgctcaaaaaaataaagggaacactaaaataacacatcctagatctgaatgaatgaaatattcttattaaatacttttttctttacatagttgaatgtgctgacaacaaaaatcacacaaaaagtatcaatggaaatcaaatttagcaacccatggaggtctggatttggagtcgcactcaaaattagagtggaaaaccacactacaggctgatccaactttgatgtaatgtccttaaaacaagtcaaaatgaggctcagtagtgtgtgtggcctccctacaacgcctgggcatgctcctgatgaagtggcggatggtctcctgagggatctcctcccagacctggactaaagcatctgccaactcctggacagtctgtggtgcaacgtggcgttggtggatggagcgagacatgatgtcccagatgtgctcaattggattcaggtctggggaacaacgggcaggccagtccatagcatcaatgcattcctcttgcaggaactgctgacacactccagccacatgaggtctagcattgtcttgcattaggaggaacccagggccaaccgcaccagcggtctcacaaggggtctgaggatcttatctcggtacctaatggcagtcaggatggagggagtacatggagggctgtgcggccccctaAAGAAATGCcaacccacaccatgactgacccaccgccaaacaggtcatgctggaggatgttgcaggcagcagaacgttctccaccgcGTCTCCAGAccctgtcacgtgctcagtgtgaacctgctttcatctgtgaagagcacagggcgccagtggcgaatttgccaatcttggtgttctctggcaaatgccaaacgtcctgcacggtgttgggctgtaagcacaacccccacctgtggacgtcgggccctcataccaccctcatggagtctgtttctgaccgtttgagcagacatgcacatttgtggtctgctggaggtcattttgcagggctctggcagtgctcctcctgctcctccttgcacaaaggcggaggtagcggtcctgctgctgggttcttgccctcctacggcctcctccacgtcttctgatgtactggcctgtctcatggtagcgcctccatgctctggacactacactgacagacacagcaaaccttcttgccccagctcgcattgatgtgccatcctggatgagctgcactacctgagccacttgtgtgggttgttgactctgtctcatgctaacactagagtgaaagcaccaccagcattcaaaagtgaccaaaacatcagccaggaagcataggaactgagaagtggtctgtggtcaccacctgcaaaaccactcctttattgggggtgtcttgctaattgcctataatttcaacctgttgtctattccatttgcacaacagcatgtgaaatttattgtcaatcagtgttgcttcctaagtggacagtttgagttcacagaagtgtgattgacttggagttacatagtgttgtttaagtgttccctttattttttttgagcagtgtatatttttggggggcgctgtgggattatttaagatactattTGAAGATGTAGCATTCCAGACATTTttagaagatgggcagggactctatTAAGACGACATATAATATtatacagactatagactactggtatatatatatatatatatatatatatatatacacacgttTTATTCTATTTGTCTTCTATTTTATTTGATAACGGGAACATGGTGGTATGGTAACACAATCGGTAACACAATTACAGGACATCACTGTCTGTGTTCTGAAAGAGGAAGAGAAtgtagagaaagaggagaaagtaCCATAGATTTCCTCTTCGCTCCAGTCGCTGCCTCCCTCCCCACACCATTTCGTATAGACTGCTTTAAgcttgactctgtactggcatcTCTGGTCATATGAAACCTTCCCTGGTACATGTTCCAATTGTATTTCCTTACCCTGGAAGAAACATACACAGAACCATGAGTGGAACTCAAAGTGTACTATTTGACTGACACacccatgcacgcacacacacaagcacacacagcagATGTTCAAAGCCCTTTATTCTAACACATTCAGTAGGTCTGTAAAAACAATGCAAATACTGTCCAGTGACTAAAGCTCTATTTTTATTGGTGTAATTCGCATACGTGACCGGTGTCATGTTGACAATAGCAGAACACCCAACCCCTCAATTGACACACATTCTGTCTGCAGCCAGCTAATCTTTAGGCCTCATTATCTGTGTATTTGTTTTTGGATCATTAAGTATTATTACAAAACACAGGTTCTGAAAAGTTCCCTGTTGCAAAATAGATTTTTTATCTCCGTGAGACTAACCTGTATAACAATGGCACGACTGAGTGGCgtgcagtgcctttggaaagtattcagacccctggactttttatacattttgttacgttacagccttattctaaaattgattaaatggttttatttcccctcatcaatctacacacaataccctataatgacaaagaaaaaaaataggtttttagaaatgtttgctaattcatATTAAAAAAAACTTCAATAttacattcacataagtatttagaccctttactcagtactttgttgaaggacctttgacagcgattacagcatcgagtcaaatcaaaatcaaactttgtcacatgccctgaatacaacagtgaaatgcttacttacaagcccttaaccaacagtgcagttcaagaaagagttgagaaaatatttaccaaataaactaaagtaaaaaataataaaaagtaatacaataaaataacgaggctatattcacggggtactggtaccgagtcaatgtgcggtggtacaggttagtcgaggtaatttgtacatgtaggtatgcgTGAAgttcatagataataaacagcgagaagCTGCAGTGTAAAAAAACAatggggggtgtcaatgtaaataatccggtggccatttgattaattgttcagcagtcttatggtttgaagctgttaagaagccttttggtcctagacctgTTACTCCGGTATTGCTTGCCTTGTAGTAGCAgggaaaacagtctatgactttggtggcaggaagcttggccccagtgatgtactgggccgcatgcactaccctctttagtgccttacggtcagatgccgagcagttaccataccaggtggtgatgcaaccagtcaggatgctctcgattggtGCGGCTGTAGAACGTGTGTTTGGACCTTGATAGTTTGCtcgtgatgtggacaccaagtaacttgaaactcttgacccactccactacagccccgtcgatgttaatgggggcctgttcggtctgccttttcctgtagtccacgatcaactcctttgtcttgctcacattgagggagaggttgttgtccaggcaccacactacaaggtctctgaccttctacctacagactgtctcatcgttgttggtgatcaggcctaccactgttgtgtcgtcagtaaacttaatgatggtgttggagtcgtgtttggccacacagtcgtgggtgaacagggagtacaggatgggactaagcacacacacctgaggagccccagggttgaggatcagcgtagcagacgtgttgttgcctacccttaacaCCTGGGGGCGTTCCGTCAGGAAGTCGAGGAttcagttgcaaagggaggtgtttagtcctagggtccttagcttagcgatgagctttatgggcactatggtgttaaacactgaggtgtagtcaatgaacagcactcacataagtgttccgtttgtacaggtgggaaagggcagtgtggagtgtgattgagattgcgtcatctgcagatctgttggggtggtatgcgaattggagtgggtctagggtatctgggaggatgctgttgatgtaaaccatgatcagcctttcaaagcacttcatggctaccgacgtgagtgctaggaggtggtaatcatttaggcaggttaccttcgcttccttgggcacagggactatggtggtctgcttgaatatgtaggtattacagacttgaccagggagagtttgaaaatgtcagtgaagacacttgccagttggtctacgcatgctttgagtacacgtcctggtaatccatctggccccacggctttgtgaatgttaacctgtttaaaggtcttgctcacatcggttaCTGAGTTATcccacagtcgtccagaacagctggtggtctcatgcatgcttcagtgttgcttgcctcgaagcaagcagaAAAGGCATTtaaaaaggaggaccaaggcactcttcatataattaattaaaatgcctttattcgTATGGCATGTTTAATAGAAACAAAgtttatatgaagagtgccttggtcctctctttttgatgaccaatttaccccttttaccaaagagcaccttctagctaccaaaatgtactattgtgtaccttagtagcgcttcccttcctcATCTTTATACTagaaaaggcatttagctcgtctggtatgctcgtgtcactaggcagctcacggctgggtttccctttgtaatccgtaatagttttcaagctctGCCATATCGaatgagcatcagagccggtgtagtaggattcaatcttaatcctgtattgaagctttgcttgtttgatggttcgtctgaaggAATAGCGGAATTTCTGATAAACATCCGGaatagtgtcctgctccttgaaagtgttAGCTCTAggctttagctcgatgcggatgttgcctgtactccatggcttctggttgggatatgtacatattgtcactgtggggacgatgtcgtcgattcacttattgatgaagccaatgactgaggtggtatactcaaTGCCATTTGATGAATCCGTAACATATTCtggtctgtgctagcaaaacagtcctgtagcgtagcatccccGTCAGccgaccacttccgtattgagcgagtcactggtacttcctgctttagtcttcttgggtatgacgctagaagcttggcacacctgtatttggggagtttctcatattcatctctgcagattctctcaagctctgtcaggttggatggggagcattgctgcacagctattttcaggtttatccagaaatgttagatcgggttcaagtctgggctctggctgggccactcaagggcacCCAGAGACTTGTCTCCATTCCACTCCTgcattgtgttggctgtgtgcttagggttgttgtcctgttggaaagtgaaccttcgccccagtctgaggtcctgggcgctctggagcaggttttcatcaaggttctctcagtactttgcgtcgatcctaactagtctcccagtccctgccgcagaaaaacgtcccacagcatgatgctgccaccaccatgtttcaccgtagggatggtgccaggtttcctccagatgtgacgcttggcattcatatCAAACtgttcattcttggtttcatcagaccagagaatcttgtttctcatggtctgagagtctttgggtgccttttggtaaactccaagcaggctgtcatgtgccttttaccgaggagtggcttccgtccggctactctaccataaaggcctgactggtggagtgctgcaaagatggttgtccttctggaaagttctcccatctctagagaggaattctagagctctgtcagagtgaccatcaggttcttgatcacctccctgaccaaggccctcccccgattgctcagtttggctgggcggccagctctaggaagagtcttggtggttccaaacatattccatttaagaatgagggaggccactgtgttcttgcggaccttcaatgctgcagacatgttttggtactcttccccagagctgtgcctcgacacaatcctgtctcggagctctacacaCAAATTCCTTCGACGttatggctttgtttttgctcttaactgtgggaccttatatagacaggtgtgtgcatttccaaatcatgtccaattaatttaatttaaaacaGTTGGAGTCCAAttaggttgtagaaacatctcaaggatgatcaatggaaataggatgcaccttatcttaattttgagtctcatagcaaaggggctgaatacttatgtaaataaggtatctgtttttatttttgttaatttgcaaaaatgtctaaaccttctttctctttgtcattatgggttattgtgtgtagtttgtttTCATGGATATATAAAGGGTGACATAAATCAAATATCCCCACATCCAGGGCTTACCAGAGACTCTTGACACTTGTTGTATTTTAAGATGAAATTCCAGCAGTGGACAGCGCCTATGTCCGGAGGGTCCCAGCTCAGGATGAGATTCCTACCTTCCTCTGTGATCTTCACCTTAGGGGCCGGGGGCTTGACTGAAGGGAATCAGACATATAGTATTACATTAGATAAATGAGAGTATTATTAATAAACAGTATTGCATACTTGAGAGAATAGTCGTATCATATAATTACTCACTGGTTGGTCTACTTTCATAAAGATATAGCTTTTTTATATTGACGACTGTCATGAACGTCGTCTtgaaaatgaccggaccaaggtgcagcgtggtcagCGTacatgtttctttatttttaaacgTCGCCAACAAAACATTAAACAAAAACTAACATGAAGCTCCGTAAGGCTATACATGAATTAAACgaagacaacaacccacaaatgagaaaaggaaaaaaggctgcctaagtatgattcccaatcagagacaatgatagacagctgtccctgattgagaatcataccctgccaaaaacaaagaaccagaaagcatagactttcccacctgtgtcacaccctgaccaaacaaacatagagaataaaaggatctcgacggtcagggcgtgacaacaacaTTTTTACTGACTTCACTTCCTGAGGTAAATGTGTTTGAATGTTTTTCAGATCATACCATGAGGATATCGTaaacatttgtttttaactgTTAAAAAATGTGGTATGGAGTTATTCTTACCATGATATCTAGGAAGCACCAGGAAGTTATTCTGTACAGATAAGCCATCGAGAGTCCCATTGACCTTGAAGTAGACGTCATATTGAAGGAAGGATCCTCTCAGGTGACATCCTGTCCTCTGACcatctctgtactggtactcactgCATGCTGCTATGTGGGAGGGACCAAGGTACCTGAAACATAAGGGATGAGAGGGATGACAATCTGTCACTGCTCAGCTAAACCGACACAGCTCAACTGACAAATATTCAGTGTTCCAGGAGTTATTTTACCAGTTCAGTTGTTATCCGTTGAATTGGGTAGGGATGTATTAGGGGATTTTGACAGGAAGTAGAATAGTTCTCACCCATAGTAGAGCTGGAGGTCTGAGGCCTGATTGGCTGGGAGCCAGCTGCAGTTCATGGCCTtagaggagtagagggaacacTGGAAGTTCTTCACCAACTctgttataaataaataaataaataaataaatatatatatatatatactgtagtctgttctctctctctctcaaatatatatatatatatttgagagagagagagcgagaacaaaCTCATGGCAGACTACAAAAATAGGATCtgacaaagagagagatggagatttaAATGTTGACCTATTAAGGTTTTCCATCCAGCATAGCCTTAAGCTGTGTGGCTGTTTGCTCACCCCTTTGTTCAATATTTTATTGGATGTACAGTATCTACCGTAAACTAGAATTAAATGCAAGGGAATTTCAAACATGTAAAACAATAGTAATCGCAGCACATTGTTCATTTTACAGTAGACACATTGGATATAGTTCAGAGGGGTTCACCTGTCCCAATTCATAAAGGGAAAACTCCTTCCACTTAAGCCAACTTTTCACTCAGTCATGCAATGATTTCAGAGGGAGACTAAGTGAAAATTCAAAGTTAGGATTTGCCCCAGTGATTGTTACCTACCTGTGGGTTTAGTGATGGATTTGCTGACAGGTTTGCTTATGGTTCTACCTATACAGTGTTTGGGGTTTGTTTGCACTGTGTAATTCACTGCATCTTCCGTAGAGAGTCTATACTCTTTATACAACTTGAAAGTTGTCTCTACTTTGGGTCTCCTCTGCAAAGAAAAATGTTATCTGTAATTTCAAATTCAGTGTTATATCTTAGATTAATATGGTGTATATTAAAATGGCCTACAGGTTAACATCACTTCATATCAGATGTTTCTCATACTTTAAGAAGTTATAATTTATAAAGTAGCTATAAGAAAAGTTTTGAAATTGGTGAATAAAATATTTTACTTGGCTTTTGATATAATTTTAATTGCGATTCATATTTTGCATTTGATTGTTTTCTATTATATGCGTGAATATGTGTCCCCATTCAGTCTATACGTGCAAACCAGTCTGTTGTTAAATAAATTCCAAATTAATATTTGTATTAAAATAAAATGTCCCTTTCGTGGGCCCGGGTGAAACAGTCGACTCACCTCTCCGATCGTTGTAGTGATCATGTAGTTCACCTTGCATGATGCATCTAAATCCTTTGGTGCGTTCCACGACAGCTTTATACGGAATTCAGACTCCCACGTCAATGACAGGTTGAACGGCTCAGGGAGAGCTGAAGAGGTGACAAGAGATGAGCAGTGTAAACTACTCTGTATGGCAATGTGATGACCGAATGCTATATATATATTGATCCACAAATCTGTTTGGAGTAACAACAACAAGCATAACCCATATGCTTTATAGTCAGGCTACATCAAAAAGAATAGGCAAATAATCATAGTCCATGTCAAATTAACGTTACAATGGATGCAGATTTGGCTCGGGAATCCAACATGTACTTTCATTTTAAAAGGCTTTCCTACTGAAAATGATTAAACAACTTCTGCCACATACAGTAGGACTTAAAAAGGTAATGTAAAGTTCACACAATTGCATTACCTTTCTCAGCTGCAATCTCTGTTGCGACAAAACGAATAAAGTATTGTAGAACCAAGATACATTTCAAATGTTTCAAAATCATGTTGTCCTGCACGGAATTCCAAAGGTAAGGATCTCAGAATTGTCAAGCAGTGGTCTCCCAAACTGAGAGAACAATGCAACTGCCTCAGATCTGATTGGTCACAGGATAGTAATTGATGTCTCGATCACAGAGGTATTGCTGGTAATTTGTTCTACCTGAAAAGTGATGAATATACATACTGCTGGGAATAGggcagggcagtgtgtgtgtgtgtgtgtgtgtgtgtgtgtgtgtgtgtgtgtgtgtgtgtgtgtgtgtgtgtgtgtgtgtgtgtgtgtgtgtgtgtatgcaaccAGACATGTTGATTCTTGCCAAAGCAGGATTCAGGCAGATTAATCTATCTTATCTTGTTTTCTGAAAACCAGTTGGTTGCCACATCAACACTAGCTAACCTTTCCAGCAACCCCTTCACAGCGAGGTGGCTTCTTACAGGCAGAAGgcaagttcttaactgacttttaaTAAAGATGGAATCCTTAATACCCTTAAAAAAATgattgcagttttgaaactgccataaaagtgcagtaactgaaGTCGACTATTGTATTTTGGACACCAAGGTAAAGAAGGTTTGAAGTTGGATATTCAACGGATATTCGCGCTTTCAAATTTAGTTTGAAAGCTATTGACTTGAGCCACAGGTTCCAAATAAGTGTCATTATGTTGGAAAAATTGCGCAGGACATTGCACAGGTCTATTTTCACGATTTGGACATTAATTCATTTTCCAAagctaataaacatgtggaaatgtgagCAGCATTTTTTATTCCTAGTTGAATTAGTTAGGGAGCGTGAACAAAATACAAACTCTTTTTACatttgaatttcaatagctccttggtcatgtgacctacttgacCCAAACAAGGtccagaatgtccactgactgcccttctatattgcacaccctttagtttgtccattttcatctaacaagattttacatgaatttttcaaaatgtaaaatgtcaatagctccttggtcatgtgacctagtgacttcaaacaaggttcagaaagtCTGACAATACCTTCATATCGCACACTCTGATGTTTGTCTACTTTCATATC from Oncorhynchus kisutch isolate 150728-3 linkage group LG9, Okis_V2, whole genome shotgun sequence harbors:
- the LOC109897018 gene encoding interleukin-13 receptor subunit alpha-2-like isoform X1; amino-acid sequence: MILKHLKCILVLQYFIRFVATEIAAEKALPEPFNLSLTWESEFRIKLSWNAPKDLDASCKVNYMITTTIGERRPKVETTFKLYKEYRLSTEDAVNYTVQTNPKHCIGRTISKPVSKSITKPTELVKNFQCSLYSSKAMNCSWLPANQASDLQLYYGYLGPSHIAACSEYQYRDGQRTGCHLRGSFLQYDVYFKVNGTLDGLSVQNNFLVLPRYHVKPPAPKVKITEEGRNLILSWDPPDIGAVHCWNFILKYNKCQESLGKEIQLEHVPGKVSYDQRCQYRVKLKAVYTKWCGEGGSDWSEEEIYGTEIRFSPKIPPRTLTALLNKSVRSGSSAIDHRSALQL
- the LOC109897018 gene encoding interleukin-13 receptor subunit alpha-2-like isoform X2 gives rise to the protein MITTTIGERRPKVETTFKLYKEYRLSTEDAVNYTVQTNPKHCIGRTISKPVSKSITKPTELVKNFQCSLYSSKAMNCSWLPANQASDLQLYYGYLGPSHIAACSEYQYRDGQRTGCHLRGSFLQYDVYFKVNGTLDGLSVQNNFLVLPRYHVKPPAPKVKITEEGRNLILSWDPPDIGAVHCWNFILKYNKCQESLGKEIQLEHVPGKVSYDQRCQYRVKLKAVYTKWCGEGGSDWSEEEIYGTEIRFSPKIPPRTLTALLNKSVRSGSSAIDHRSALQL
- the LOC109897018 gene encoding interleukin-13 receptor subunit alpha-2-like isoform X3; the encoded protein is MQGELHDHYNDRRELVKNFQCSLYSSKAMNCSWLPANQASDLQLYYGYLGPSHIAACSEYQYRDGQRTGCHLRGSFLQYDVYFKVNGTLDGLSVQNNFLVLPRYHVKPPAPKVKITEEGRNLILSWDPPDIGAVHCWNFILKYNKCQESLGKEIQLEHVPGKVSYDQRCQYRVKLKAVYTKWCGEGGSDWSEEEIYGTEIRFSPKIPPRTLTALLNKSVRSGSSAIDHRSALQL